One part of the Paenibacillus silvisoli genome encodes these proteins:
- a CDS encoding aspartyl-phosphate phosphatase Spo0E family protein: MEDQSYRRLERLRGQLVAAAMRKDSFLDRDVIQLSQTLDQLIVKAQTEKSKAATARR; the protein is encoded by the coding sequence ATGGAGGATCAAAGTTATCGCCGCCTGGAGCGACTGCGCGGGCAATTAGTGGCGGCAGCGATGAGGAAGGATTCGTTTCTGGACCGCGATGTGATCCAGCTTTCTCAGACGCTTGACCAGCTGATCGTCAAAGCGCAGACAGAAAAAAGCAAAGCTGCCACAGCCAGGCGTTAA
- a CDS encoding DUF4227 family protein, with amino-acid sequence MVVSVRRWLRRIFFVLLLSFFTITMYGGCRFIAVWIAPENPYRVPQGNALKVFKPETSFQNDAGSIYDRLRLFYWYGE; translated from the coding sequence ATGGTGGTATCGGTTCGCAGGTGGTTGAGGCGGATTTTTTTCGTCCTGCTGCTTAGCTTCTTTACGATTACGATGTATGGCGGCTGCCGGTTTATCGCGGTATGGATTGCGCCTGAAAATCCGTATCGGGTACCGCAGGGCAATGCGCTGAAGGTGTTCAAGCCGGAAACGTCGTTTCAAAACGACGCGGGCAGCATTTACGACCGGCTTCGGTTATTTTATTGGTATGGCGAATAG
- the spoIIAB gene encoding anti-sigma F factor, with product MNGRNEMTLSFSARSENEAFARVAVAAFVSQLDPTMDELNDLKTAISEAVTNAIIHGYDSDPAGMVTIEGVIEGDVVKLTVKDKGRGIEDLELARQPLYTSKPEMERSGMGFTIMENFMDGFDVYSEPGHGTSIAMIKRIESKKALFN from the coding sequence ATGAACGGTAGAAACGAGATGACACTTTCATTCTCCGCCCGTTCGGAGAATGAAGCGTTCGCGCGTGTAGCGGTTGCCGCGTTCGTATCCCAGCTGGACCCGACGATGGATGAGCTGAACGATTTGAAGACGGCCATCTCCGAAGCTGTAACCAATGCGATTATCCACGGCTATGACAGCGATCCTGCCGGCATGGTGACGATCGAGGGCGTCATTGAAGGCGATGTCGTGAAGCTTACAGTGAAAGACAAGGGCAGAGGCATTGAGGATTTGGAGCTTGCGCGCCAGCCTCTGTACACCTCCAAGCCGGAGATGGAGCGTTCCGGGATGGGCTTTACCATCATGGAAAATTTCATGGACGGCTTCGACGTATACAGCGAGCCCGGGCATGGGACGTCTATTGCGATGATCAAGCGCATCGAATCGAAAAAAGCGCTTTTTAATTAG
- the xerD gene encoding site-specific tyrosine recombinase XerD encodes MRAHLRAFIQFLQEGRRLSANTLSSYERDLTLFLDYAENQRIPAVDGIQKHHLSLYMLQLKQQGRAAATVSRHMVSIRAFFHYLIMERHVLSDPSMHLEMPKQEKRLPKVLPIGDVEKLLGAPDSGTIAGIRDLAMLEVLYATGIRVSELISLDADHVNLPMGFIRCIGSATKERIIPLGAIATEALTTYLDQVRDKLRHSGETALFVNQQGSRMTRQGFWKIMKKYASEAGIEGDITPHTMRHSFAAHLLENGADLRSVQEMLGHADISTTQVYVQVTKPRIKEVYNLAHPRARRKTTNSE; translated from the coding sequence ATGAGAGCGCATCTGCGAGCATTTATTCAGTTTTTACAAGAAGGGCGAAGGCTGTCTGCCAATACGCTGTCCTCTTACGAACGGGATTTGACGTTGTTTCTCGATTACGCGGAGAATCAGCGCATCCCGGCTGTGGACGGCATACAGAAGCATCACCTTTCCCTCTACATGCTTCAGCTGAAGCAGCAGGGGAGGGCGGCCGCGACTGTTTCGAGGCATATGGTTTCGATTCGCGCCTTCTTTCATTATTTGATCATGGAACGGCACGTGCTAAGCGATCCGTCCATGCATCTCGAGATGCCGAAGCAAGAAAAGCGGCTTCCGAAGGTGCTTCCGATCGGCGATGTGGAAAAGCTGCTTGGCGCGCCGGACTCCGGCACCATTGCCGGCATCCGCGATCTGGCGATGCTGGAGGTGCTCTATGCAACGGGAATTCGCGTATCCGAACTTATTTCATTAGATGCTGACCATGTCAATCTGCCCATGGGCTTTATCCGTTGCATCGGATCGGCGACCAAGGAGCGGATTATTCCGCTTGGCGCGATCGCTACGGAAGCGCTGACGACTTACTTGGATCAGGTTCGGGACAAGCTGCGGCACAGCGGCGAAACGGCTTTGTTCGTGAATCAGCAGGGCTCGCGCATGACCAGGCAGGGCTTTTGGAAAATTATGAAGAAATACGCCTCGGAGGCCGGCATCGAAGGGGATATTACCCCGCATACGATGCGGCATTCCTTCGCCGCGCATTTGCTGGAGAACGGCGCGGACCTGCGCTCCGTGCAAGAGATGCTCGGCCATGCCGATATCTCCACGACCCAAGTATACGTGCAGGTGACGAAGCCGCGCATCAAAGAGGTATACAACCTCGCGCATCCGCGGGCCAGAAGGAAAACAACGAATTCGGAGTGA
- the spoIIAA gene encoding anti-sigma F factor antagonist — protein MSLQVELEHYRNVLIVRLRGELDHHTADVVRFKMEEAILHGNSAHVILSLKDLLFMDSSGLGVILGRYKQLKAKGGKMVVCDVNQGVYRLFELSGLFKILPIHENERLALTSLEVVS, from the coding sequence ATGAGCCTTCAGGTTGAATTGGAGCATTACCGTAACGTACTCATCGTCAGACTGCGGGGAGAGCTTGATCACCATACCGCGGATGTTGTCCGTTTCAAGATGGAAGAGGCGATATTGCACGGCAACAGCGCCCATGTCATTCTCAGTCTGAAGGACCTGCTGTTTATGGACAGCTCAGGACTTGGCGTGATTCTCGGCCGGTACAAACAATTGAAGGCCAAAGGCGGCAAGATGGTCGTATGCGACGTGAACCAAGGCGTCTACCGGCTGTTCGAGCTGTCGGGTTTGTTCAAAATATTGCCGATTCACGAGAACGAGCGGCTCGCGCTCACAAGTTTGGAGGTCGTTTCATGA
- a CDS encoding spore germination protein has product MSEREHGKDGQTGDGFKKPVHVFWYDKEGKMKDEPEFAAEAASGDISGGEDKIHFTEPPFGEAEHPIISHRKKPQGSDKKPVEPMPLKMEEFLQKLEDEVGYKKSFDIVVREMSFGNKRTAFFFVNGFAKDTVLTEVIKRLTYLESEDLSSDVLHDFLDYYVSAVQVVQEPDWGTMMTGVLAGGTAMYVEGESNVLMIDAKAFPSRNPEEPSLERVVRGARDGFTETMLVNVTLVRRRLRDKALRYEIIRVGERTQTDVCIAYIDDIVDKEMLGSIKEKIQAIKIDGLPLGDKQLEEATVKRGWSPFPLVRYSERPDTVAVNLMEGHVALFVDTTPSVMILPTTFFDHVQHAEENRQTPFIGTYLRWVRFFGIAASLFLLPLWFLFTIQPELKPPALDFIGAQKAGRLPMVAQFLLAEIGVDLMRMASIHTPTPLATAMSLIAAILIGDIAVKTGLFVNEVVLYMAISAIGMFATPSYELGLANRMIRLLLIVMVAAFKVPGFVIASTIVFIMLVMERSFNRPYMWPLIPFDLRGIMSIIIRTPVLSNRTRPNLLKPQQRDRMPNDKYH; this is encoded by the coding sequence ATGAGCGAACGCGAGCATGGCAAAGACGGACAAACGGGCGACGGCTTCAAGAAGCCCGTTCATGTGTTCTGGTATGACAAAGAAGGCAAAATGAAGGATGAGCCGGAATTCGCCGCTGAAGCAGCAAGCGGTGATATAAGCGGCGGCGAGGATAAAATTCACTTCACGGAACCGCCGTTCGGCGAGGCGGAGCATCCGATCATCAGTCACCGCAAGAAGCCGCAAGGATCGGACAAGAAGCCGGTGGAGCCGATGCCGCTGAAGATGGAGGAATTTCTTCAAAAGCTGGAGGATGAGGTCGGCTACAAGAAGAGCTTCGACATCGTTGTCCGGGAAATGAGCTTCGGAAACAAGCGGACGGCCTTTTTCTTCGTAAACGGCTTCGCGAAGGATACCGTGCTCACGGAAGTCATCAAGCGGCTGACGTATTTGGAGTCCGAGGATCTCTCCTCGGATGTGCTGCACGATTTCCTCGACTATTACGTGTCCGCCGTGCAGGTCGTCCAGGAGCCGGATTGGGGGACGATGATGACGGGGGTGCTCGCCGGCGGCACGGCGATGTACGTCGAAGGCGAATCGAACGTGCTTATGATCGACGCCAAAGCGTTTCCTTCCCGGAATCCGGAAGAACCGTCGCTGGAACGGGTCGTCCGCGGGGCGCGCGACGGCTTTACCGAGACGATGCTCGTCAACGTCACGTTGGTGCGGCGGCGTCTTCGGGATAAGGCGCTCCGCTATGAAATCATTCGCGTTGGAGAGCGCACGCAAACCGACGTCTGCATCGCGTACATCGACGATATCGTCGATAAGGAAATGCTGGGCTCCATCAAGGAGAAAATCCAGGCGATCAAGATCGACGGCCTGCCGCTTGGCGATAAGCAGCTGGAAGAAGCGACGGTAAAGCGAGGCTGGAGTCCATTTCCGCTCGTCCGTTATTCAGAGCGCCCGGATACGGTTGCGGTCAATCTGATGGAGGGGCATGTTGCCCTATTCGTCGATACGACACCCAGCGTTATGATTTTGCCGACGACGTTTTTCGATCATGTGCAGCATGCCGAAGAAAACAGGCAAACCCCGTTTATCGGGACGTATTTACGCTGGGTCCGTTTCTTCGGAATCGCGGCATCGTTGTTTCTGCTCCCGCTGTGGTTTCTCTTTACGATTCAACCCGAGCTGAAGCCGCCCGCGCTGGATTTCATCGGTGCCCAGAAAGCAGGCAGGCTGCCAATGGTAGCGCAGTTTCTGCTGGCCGAGATCGGGGTCGATTTAATGCGAATGGCATCCATCCACACGCCGACGCCGCTTGCGACAGCAATGTCCTTGATCGCGGCAATTTTAATCGGAGACATCGCTGTCAAGACGGGTCTCTTCGTTAATGAAGTCGTGTTATATATGGCCATTTCCGCTATCGGGATGTTCGCTACTCCAAGCTATGAATTGGGACTTGCCAACCGAATGATAAGGCTGCTGCTGATCGTGATGGTGGCTGCCTTCAAAGTGCCGGGCTTCGTGATCGCCTCGACGATCGTGTTTATTATGCTGGTCATGGAGCGCTCGTTCAATCGTCCCTACATGTGGCCGCTTATCCCTTTTGATCTTAGAGGAATTATGAGTATAATAATTCGGACGCCGGTTTTGTCGAACCGGACCCGTCCGAATTTGCTCAAGCCTCAGCAGCGCGATCGCATGCCGAACGATAAATACCACTGA
- a CDS encoding pyrimidine-nucleoside phosphorylase, producing the protein MRAVDIIQKKRNGGALSKDELSFLIKGYCQGDIPDYQLSAWAMAVFFRGMNAEETANLTMVMAESGDQVDLSPIHGIKVDKHSTGGVGDKTSLIIGPLVASCGVPVAKMSGRGLGHTGGTIDKMEAMEGFRTELTRDEFIAQVNDIGLAIVGQSGNMTPADKKLYALRDVTATVESIPLIASSVMSKKIAAGADAIVLDVKTGSGAFMKTLEDSEELAKAMVEIGTEVGRQTAALISDMDQPLGYGIGNALEVQEAIDTLHGKGPEDLTALCLALSSHMVVLGKQAASLAEAETMLRDRLYSGAALAKFKEFVAAQGGNPAVADDPSLLPQAPLVLDVPSVDDGYVAAIQAEELGLAAMLLGAGRATKESVIDYAVGVVLKRKVGDQVRKGETIAQLHVREDNDAVRDVIRRVQSAYSFSSEQVAPSPLLLSVVTEQGVQRF; encoded by the coding sequence TTGCGAGCAGTCGATATTATTCAAAAGAAACGAAATGGCGGCGCTTTGTCGAAGGACGAGCTGTCATTTCTTATAAAAGGCTATTGCCAAGGCGACATCCCGGATTATCAACTATCGGCTTGGGCAATGGCCGTTTTTTTTCGCGGGATGAACGCGGAGGAAACGGCCAATTTGACGATGGTGATGGCGGAGTCGGGCGATCAAGTCGATTTGTCCCCGATTCATGGCATTAAGGTCGACAAGCACAGCACCGGCGGCGTCGGCGATAAAACGAGCTTGATCATCGGACCTCTCGTCGCGTCCTGCGGCGTTCCCGTGGCGAAAATGTCCGGCAGGGGACTCGGCCATACCGGCGGTACGATCGACAAGATGGAAGCGATGGAAGGCTTCCGCACCGAGCTTACGCGCGACGAGTTTATCGCGCAGGTGAACGACATCGGGCTTGCCATCGTCGGCCAAAGCGGCAACATGACGCCTGCGGACAAGAAGCTCTACGCGCTGCGGGACGTTACCGCTACGGTAGAATCGATTCCGCTTATCGCGAGCTCGGTCATGAGCAAGAAAATCGCGGCCGGCGCGGACGCCATCGTGCTCGACGTGAAAACGGGCAGCGGCGCGTTCATGAAGACGCTGGAGGATTCCGAAGAGCTCGCGAAGGCGATGGTCGAGATCGGGACCGAGGTCGGCCGTCAGACGGCGGCGCTCATCAGCGACATGGACCAGCCGCTCGGCTATGGGATCGGCAATGCGCTGGAAGTGCAGGAAGCGATCGACACGCTGCATGGCAAAGGGCCGGAAGATCTGACCGCGCTTTGTCTGGCGCTCAGCTCGCATATGGTCGTGCTTGGGAAGCAGGCAGCCAGTCTTGCGGAAGCGGAGACGATGCTGCGGGACCGATTGTATTCCGGCGCCGCGCTGGCGAAGTTCAAGGAGTTCGTGGCCGCGCAGGGCGGCAACCCGGCCGTGGCCGACGATCCGTCGCTGCTGCCGCAGGCGCCGCTCGTGCTCGACGTGCCGTCCGTGGATGATGGCTATGTCGCGGCGATCCAGGCCGAGGAGCTCGGGCTGGCGGCGATGCTGCTTGGCGCGGGCCGCGCGACGAAGGAGTCGGTCATCGACTATGCCGTCGGCGTCGTGCTGAAGCGGAAAGTCGGCGACCAGGTGCGGAAGGGCGAGACGATCGCGCAGCTTCACGTGCGCGAGGACAACGATGCCGTTCGCGACGTGATTCGCCGCGTGCAGAGCGCGTACAGCTTCAGCAGCGAGCAGGTAGCGCCGTCGCCGCTGCTGTTGTCCGTCGTGACGGAGCAGGGCGTGCAGCGGTTTTAA
- a CDS encoding purine-nucleoside phosphorylase: MNNLNASHIQEAAAYINSKIAIKPEVGLIMGSGLGILGDHIEEAVVIPYHDIPHFPISTVEGHAGELLIGKLSGRPVVLMRGRFHLYEGYGPDLTAFPVRVMKAIGADKLVVTNAAGGVNTSYNPGDLMLISDHINFQGRNPLVGPNDSALGVRFPDMSQPYSKRLREVAKGVASEQGFSLQEGVYIAVLGPSYETPAEIRMMRVLGADAVGMSTVSEVIAASHSGIEVLGISCISNMASGILDQPLSHDEVMETTERVKSQFLGLVKGVIPRM; the protein is encoded by the coding sequence ATGAACAATCTTAATGCGTCCCATATTCAAGAAGCAGCAGCCTATATCAATTCGAAAATCGCCATTAAGCCGGAAGTCGGCCTTATAATGGGCTCCGGGCTCGGTATTTTGGGAGATCATATCGAAGAGGCGGTCGTGATTCCGTATCACGACATTCCGCATTTCCCGATTTCCACGGTGGAAGGCCATGCGGGCGAGCTGTTGATCGGCAAGCTGTCCGGCCGTCCGGTCGTGCTGATGCGCGGCCGTTTTCACCTGTATGAAGGGTATGGTCCCGATCTGACCGCATTTCCGGTACGCGTGATGAAAGCGATCGGGGCGGACAAGCTCGTCGTGACGAACGCGGCAGGCGGCGTCAATACCAGCTACAACCCCGGCGATCTGATGCTGATCAGCGATCATATCAACTTCCAAGGCCGCAACCCGCTTGTCGGACCGAACGACAGCGCGCTTGGCGTCCGTTTCCCGGACATGTCGCAGCCGTATAGCAAACGTTTGCGCGAAGTCGCGAAAGGCGTAGCCTCCGAGCAAGGCTTCTCGCTGCAGGAAGGCGTATATATCGCCGTGCTCGGACCTTCGTACGAGACGCCGGCGGAAATTCGCATGATGCGCGTTTTGGGCGCGGATGCCGTCGGCATGTCGACCGTTTCCGAGGTCATCGCGGCGAGCCATTCCGGTATCGAGGTGCTCGGCATCAGCTGCATCAGCAACATGGCCTCGGGCATTTTGGACCAGCCGTTGTCGCATGATGAAGTGATGGAGACGACGGAACGCGTGAAATCCCAGTTCCTCGGACTCGTCAAAGGCGTTATTCCGCGGATGTAG
- a CDS encoding stage V sporulation protein AB, whose amino-acid sequence MANAAGEAFVAILGFAGGLGVGSALVALLIVLDLIPRLAQLSYAYRKSIWFETAVVSGAVFWSLADFLEWRLWLPKSVTLAVIGSFDGIFVGMLGAALTEVMNVIPILAKRMRLSRYMVSLVMAMMLGKVTGSLFDWLVFQWMDDGGS is encoded by the coding sequence ATGGCTAACGCGGCGGGAGAAGCATTCGTGGCGATATTGGGGTTTGCCGGCGGTCTCGGCGTCGGCAGCGCGCTGGTCGCCTTGCTGATCGTCCTCGATCTGATTCCGAGGCTGGCCCAGCTGTCGTATGCGTACCGCAAATCCATCTGGTTTGAGACGGCCGTCGTCAGCGGCGCCGTATTTTGGTCGCTGGCCGACTTTCTGGAATGGCGGCTTTGGCTGCCGAAGTCGGTGACGCTGGCGGTTATCGGCTCGTTCGACGGCATCTTTGTCGGCATGCTGGGCGCGGCGTTGACCGAGGTCATGAACGTTATTCCGATTCTGGCCAAACGGATGCGGCTGAGCCGCTACATGGTCAGCTTGGTGATGGCGATGATGCTGGGCAAAGTGACCGGTTCTTTGTTTGATTGGCTTGTTTTTCAATGGATGGACGACGGAGGGTCATGA
- a CDS encoding D-alanyl-D-alanine carboxypeptidase family protein codes for MNSKWKQLLAFSMTAIFVLTAPAAAWAAKEGAAPNAASQAANAADLAPSARSAILMDADSGTIIYEKNSHAALPPASITKVMTMLLIMEALDEGRIKLTDKVATSEYAASMGGSQIFLEPGEQMSVDEMLKGIALASGNDASVAMAEKIAGTEAAFVDMMNKRAQELGLKNTHFANCNGLPATDHYSSAHDIAVMSRELLKHSEITKYTGLYQDYLRKSSEKPFWLVNTNKLVRFYTGADGLKTGFTSEAKFCLTATARRDNLRVIAVVMGEPNTKTRNAEVSQMFDYSFAQYMNHTIFKKGDAMGVVPVEKGVVPELQLTAKHSYSVLLKKGSSVKDIRFELQLQPLKAPVTINDPIGKLIVFQGDQVLTEFAVDSPATVKRAGWWTLFKRSCGSLFS; via the coding sequence ATGAACAGCAAATGGAAGCAATTGCTCGCCTTTAGTATGACGGCGATATTCGTTCTTACAGCACCGGCCGCAGCCTGGGCGGCCAAAGAAGGAGCCGCGCCGAATGCGGCAAGCCAAGCCGCGAACGCCGCGGATTTGGCGCCGTCCGCCCGCTCCGCCATTCTCATGGACGCGGACAGCGGTACGATCATTTACGAGAAAAACAGCCATGCCGCTTTGCCTCCGGCCAGCATCACGAAGGTCATGACGATGCTGCTCATTATGGAGGCGCTGGACGAAGGCCGCATCAAGCTGACCGATAAAGTGGCCACCAGCGAATACGCCGCTTCCATGGGAGGCTCGCAAATCTTCCTGGAGCCAGGAGAGCAAATGAGCGTGGACGAGATGCTGAAAGGCATCGCGCTAGCCTCCGGCAACGACGCGTCCGTCGCGATGGCGGAAAAAATCGCCGGCACCGAAGCCGCGTTCGTCGACATGATGAACAAACGGGCGCAGGAGCTCGGCTTGAAGAACACGCATTTTGCCAACTGCAACGGGCTGCCGGCAACCGACCACTACTCCTCGGCGCATGACATCGCGGTCATGTCGAGAGAGCTGCTGAAGCATAGCGAAATTACGAAATATACCGGACTCTACCAGGACTACTTGCGCAAATCGAGCGAGAAGCCGTTCTGGCTCGTGAACACGAACAAGCTGGTCCGCTTCTATACAGGCGCCGACGGGCTGAAAACCGGCTTTACGAGCGAAGCGAAGTTTTGCTTGACCGCGACGGCTCGCCGGGACAACCTGCGCGTTATCGCCGTCGTCATGGGCGAGCCGAACACGAAGACGCGCAACGCCGAAGTTTCGCAAATGTTCGACTATTCGTTCGCGCAATACATGAACCATACGATCTTCAAGAAAGGCGACGCGATGGGCGTCGTGCCGGTCGAGAAAGGCGTTGTGCCTGAGCTCCAGTTGACGGCGAAGCATTCCTACAGCGTCCTGCTGAAAAAAGGCAGCTCCGTGAAGGACATCCGCTTCGAGCTTCAGCTCCAGCCGCTGAAAGCGCCGGTTACGATCAACGATCCGATCGGCAAATTGATCGTGTTCCAAGGCGATCAAGTGCTGACCGAGTTTGCGGTGGATTCGCCGGCAACGGTCAAACGCGCGGGCTGGTGGACGCTGTTCAAACGGTCCTGCGGTAGTCTGTTCAGCTAA
- the sigF gene encoding RNA polymerase sporulation sigma factor SigF: MEVDMKQTAQPYLDDSEVKRLIALSQSGDTLARDTLVQCNIRLVWSVVQRFMGRGYEPEDLFQIGCIGLLKSVDKFDLSYEVKFSTYAVPMIIGEIQRFLRDDGTLKVSRSLKETANKVRKTKDELSKVLGRLPTIKEVAERLGITPEDVVFAQEANKPPTSIHETVFENDGDPITLMDQIADDSQERWFDKLALNEAIGGLSERERLIVFLRYYRDQTQSEVAARLGISQVQVSRLEKKILQLIRNQIAQ, encoded by the coding sequence ATGGAAGTCGATATGAAACAAACGGCGCAGCCTTATTTGGATGACTCCGAGGTCAAGCGGCTCATTGCGCTTAGCCAATCGGGAGATACGCTCGCGCGCGACACGCTCGTGCAATGCAACATCCGCCTTGTATGGTCCGTTGTCCAACGGTTTATGGGACGGGGCTACGAGCCGGAGGATTTGTTCCAGATCGGCTGTATCGGCTTGCTCAAGTCGGTCGATAAATTCGATCTTTCCTATGAGGTGAAATTTTCGACCTATGCCGTCCCGATGATCATCGGCGAAATCCAGCGCTTCCTCCGGGACGACGGCACGCTCAAGGTTAGCCGCTCTTTGAAGGAGACGGCGAACAAAGTACGCAAGACCAAAGACGAGCTGTCCAAGGTGCTTGGCCGTCTTCCGACGATCAAAGAGGTGGCGGAACGTCTCGGCATAACGCCCGAGGATGTCGTCTTCGCCCAGGAGGCGAACAAGCCGCCGACCTCGATTCATGAAACCGTGTTTGAAAACGATGGCGATCCGATTACGCTGATGGATCAAATCGCCGACGATTCGCAGGAGCGCTGGTTCGACAAGCTGGCGCTGAACGAAGCGATCGGCGGCTTGTCGGAGCGGGAGCGGCTCATCGTGTTTCTCCGGTATTACCGCGATCAGACGCAATCCGAGGTCGCGGCCCGGCTGGGCATCTCGCAAGTGCAGGTATCCCGGCTCGAGAAAAAAATATTGCAGCTTATCCGCAATCAGATTGCGCAATGA
- a CDS encoding phosphopentomutase — protein MKFDRITVIVLDSVGIGELPDAPSFGDAGSHTLGHILREVPQLHLPHMRSWGLDRIAQLGDWKQEADAEALAYYGKMAEVSVGKDTMTGHWEIAGLKVTVPFRTFPDGFPAELLDEFEARTGRGVLGNKSASGTEIMDELGEEQLRTGKWIVYTSADSVFQIAANEEIIPLEELYRACEIARELTLDERYAVGRVIARPFVGKPGSFKRTPNRHDYAVKPPEPTVLNAMKDGGYDVIAVGKIDDIFVSEGITEALPTKSNADGVEKTLAALERPFKGLLFTNLVDFDSLYGHRRDPKGYAEALEAFDRSMPDLASRLGERDLLIVTADHGNDPTYTGTDHTREYVPLLVYGPSLKSPGSLGVRSTFADVAATIADNFGVKRPDNGESFLGQLV, from the coding sequence ATGAAGTTTGACCGCATAACAGTAATCGTGCTCGACAGCGTCGGCATCGGCGAGCTGCCGGACGCCCCGTCCTTCGGGGATGCCGGTTCGCATACGCTGGGCCATATTTTGCGCGAGGTGCCGCAGCTTCATTTGCCCCACATGCGGAGCTGGGGGCTTGACCGCATCGCGCAGCTTGGCGATTGGAAGCAGGAAGCGGATGCGGAGGCGCTCGCTTATTACGGTAAAATGGCCGAGGTATCGGTCGGCAAAGATACGATGACCGGACATTGGGAAATCGCCGGGCTGAAGGTGACGGTGCCGTTCCGGACGTTCCCGGATGGCTTCCCGGCCGAGCTGCTTGACGAGTTCGAAGCGCGGACGGGCCGCGGCGTCCTCGGCAACAAATCGGCCAGCGGAACGGAAATTATGGACGAGCTGGGCGAGGAGCAGCTTCGCACAGGCAAGTGGATCGTTTATACGAGCGCGGACAGCGTGTTCCAAATCGCGGCGAACGAAGAAATCATTCCGCTGGAAGAGCTGTACCGCGCCTGCGAAATTGCGCGCGAGCTTACGCTGGACGAGCGGTATGCGGTAGGACGGGTCATCGCGCGGCCGTTCGTCGGCAAGCCGGGCTCGTTCAAGCGGACGCCGAACCGGCACGACTACGCCGTGAAGCCGCCTGAGCCGACGGTGCTCAATGCAATGAAGGACGGCGGCTACGACGTCATCGCGGTCGGCAAGATCGACGATATTTTCGTCAGCGAAGGCATTACGGAGGCGCTTCCTACGAAGAGCAACGCCGATGGCGTGGAGAAAACGCTTGCCGCGCTCGAACGGCCGTTTAAAGGGCTGCTGTTCACGAATCTGGTCGATTTCGATTCGCTCTACGGCCATCGCCGCGATCCGAAAGGTTACGCGGAAGCGCTCGAAGCGTTCGACCGCAGCATGCCCGATCTGGCGAGCCGCTTGGGCGAGCGGGATCTGCTGATCGTGACCGCTGACCATGGCAACGATCCGACCTACACCGGTACCGATCATACGCGGGAATACGTGCCGCTGCTCGTGTACGGCCCATCGCTGAAGTCGCCTGGCTCGCTCGGTGTCCGCTCCACGTTCGCGGATGTGGCGGCGACGATCGCGGACAATTTCGGCGTCAAACGTCCGGACAACGGCGAATCGTTTCTGGGTCAGCTCGTTTAA
- a CDS encoding stage V sporulation protein AA — MQAETQPSLYLRLRKRIGIRPGEQVTLGHAARLFSSDAALEKRLASLVLHRHSQKDGNRVVIDLLQIVKLIKDAAPGTLIDSYGDPQVLVIVADAPRKPRMIILITTWLLLFFGSGLAIMNFHTDVAMKEVHSRITELVTGVKAEHPLWFQVPYSFGIGVGMLIFFNHLFRKRFNEEPNPLEVELYMYEENVNAYVIADEMRKKSEAESKPGLKEPRAGIDDG; from the coding sequence ATGCAGGCTGAAACGCAGCCCAGCCTTTATTTGCGCCTGCGCAAGCGAATCGGCATCCGGCCAGGCGAGCAGGTGACGCTCGGCCATGCCGCGCGGCTGTTCTCGAGCGATGCGGCGCTGGAGAAGCGGCTCGCGTCGCTCGTGCTGCACCGGCATTCCCAGAAGGATGGCAACCGGGTCGTTATCGACCTGCTGCAGATCGTCAAGCTGATCAAGGATGCCGCGCCGGGCACGCTGATCGATTCGTACGGCGATCCGCAGGTATTGGTCATCGTGGCCGACGCGCCGCGGAAGCCGCGGATGATCATACTGATCACGACCTGGCTGCTCCTATTTTTCGGCTCGGGGCTGGCGATCATGAACTTTCATACCGACGTGGCCATGAAGGAGGTCCACAGCCGGATCACCGAGCTGGTGACGGGCGTGAAGGCAGAGCATCCGCTCTGGTTCCAAGTGCCGTATTCCTTCGGCATCGGCGTCGGCATGCTCATCTTCTTTAACCATCTGTTCCGCAAACGGTTCAACGAAGAACCGAATCCGCTGGAGGTTGAGCTGTACATGTACGAGGAGAACGTCAACGCCTACGTCATCGCCGACGAAATGCGGAAGAAAAGCGAGGCGGAATCGAAGCCTGGCTTGAAGGAGCCGCGGGCAGGGATCGATGATGGCTAA